A genome region from Alicyclobacillus acidocaldarius subsp. acidocaldarius DSM 446 includes the following:
- a CDS encoding TlpA family protein disulfide reductase → MRSGAWRFLATILALSFGLTGCGFQSSQLALAHAGSRDSAVTRNGTSGAAHRSANDVASMTGGQVLVPGALAPDVLLTAESSGKRVWLSAYLGKKPVVLNAWASWCPPCHEETPQFVSMYRTYGSEVQFLGVNLTSLDSVPAAEAFVRRYQIPYPVLFDTQGDFDRAYSVIAEPMTYVISKAGKVVSIHVGALSASELRAAVEQALASR, encoded by the coding sequence ATGAGAAGTGGGGCGTGGCGTTTTCTGGCGACGATCCTGGCGCTGTCGTTCGGCCTCACCGGTTGTGGGTTTCAGTCCTCGCAGCTCGCTTTGGCGCATGCCGGGTCGCGAGACTCCGCCGTGACGCGAAACGGGACTTCCGGCGCGGCCCATCGTTCCGCGAACGACGTCGCGTCCATGACCGGCGGGCAGGTGCTTGTGCCCGGCGCTTTGGCGCCGGATGTGCTTCTCACGGCGGAGTCGAGCGGCAAGCGCGTGTGGCTGTCCGCCTACCTGGGGAAGAAACCGGTGGTCCTCAACGCTTGGGCGTCATGGTGTCCGCCGTGTCACGAAGAGACGCCCCAATTCGTCTCGATGTACCGGACCTACGGGTCTGAAGTCCAGTTTCTCGGGGTCAACCTGACCTCGCTCGATAGCGTCCCGGCTGCTGAGGCGTTCGTCCGCCGCTATCAGATCCCATACCCCGTTCTCTTCGACACGCAGGGAGATTTCGATCGCGCCTACAGTGTGATTGCCGAACCCATGACCTACGTCATCAGCAAAGCAGGCAAGGTGGTTTCTATCCATGTGGGTGCGCTCTCCGCGTCGGAGCTTCGGGCCGCCGTGGAACAGGCCCTCGCGAGCCGCTGA